The Plasmodium malariae genome assembly, chromosome: 3 genome window below encodes:
- the PmUG01_03026300 gene encoding conserved Plasmodium protein, unknown function, with amino-acid sequence MNHVNLCDYGKAKVYLWKTEKTSEKLFHEISNKIRSLYEKINYDDLFHHLYNYIKYINGSNNELFLRYEMPVCGCSINKNIQQEDYYFFNIFKNANYVKRNGNLSIRYIDLTDKNVKVDKVNFFSNVFMSIGVHELHEGDLLPGKAEPLAKRVHRKNKREKELAHRGGGRSGEKEAIKNNENANINSNENDGMNNDEDDVMTNDHSECFAHMSDKIINLLNSYNNIYFSNSCVFIQRVLVIPSSDKYNDLIMSKIMEMNENFLYTNRGGGMNRSSNNTFVNVPRGGSNPVKGIEEAKKVKGYKIEEHATRGYKEVEYTAKGHTAEDHTEDHISNMEDDFPLKGNLSILKKSPYYEAESMSVFRNMDSGCPSKDWNANDMETINEKYDGRRKNRRNLNNSENDKRNKECNKNMESIRSIHSFKLNKKYPSNFLRMFDTNISKNYNFVNANMYGRDMISSDECIFDYSLRRSSVKNSKDEYNNNAYFRNHNRMYMSNLNSADCTSNSDANDKGKKQSIEHFSFICNNFHNFKIIVFLPSIEKHFNIQYNKFFQAIILNVFYIFIFFLYDLLTKESIWKYMNTLIENMNYHQIVRSTKVGSESILEERKKKAHYYNRNNKLEKKTKLGRGNRLGLPYRLGAPVDRHKRTGVNHHFLVDEDEERYSLIEEKTFQLNKSYSNKDITTKLSSNERKNSFDNNIYINIKKYYNDVKTSILNRTSQIASREDGILHEGIYKTSKCSTYEEGNNLRKSSNYRGDQAIADEGRYAGDDDNKRYNCRTGCGGDDEVEGVEWKAEWKEEWKEEWKVEEEEKEKEKEEAKEEATEEEKLEYNKDDEKYNIGVAGSSGGEMDETDETDEMDEMDEMDEMDEMDEMVEMDEMDEMVEMDEMVEMDYDEEESDQEDDADNSSGKKYERGTLVEAEKEEGRRRGSKRSSQSGSKRNNKKNSKVKRRNNERNSEGEEFSRGPLSGEGVDGKTRRRRRVSEVKNYACRTKKKEGDIYLLLGSPLDSLEIYMDCYEISKMQEDYIYEGNIIFCIILSIYLYIVQNWGHFCKLNNNENYPFKFPEIIDNVLLQTYDKLLPSKYSNYTNFFFDTSYSGSTKEKLYNNYHHNFHFSLYNTELNNDGTVSVSKNIHSFIHLLNYSERGEEDLPLGENSKDCYYYFFNVLIKPHNILLYLISFIEYKLNEVLSTIQAAAIASTLEPSYMTVTTSVSITSTSSSAYVQEHFCDYLLCYLKYLLMIKRKNLIFHITSKYSHVIERLNHHLYIKFYLELSLVYKYIGAFRKFSFTIYILCLCFFVIKKYYVSYFLLNNVLPFFNLPRIHLNFNYKKESEDGEIGKNQNNRNTMVSDIITSPPLEDNLSIFYSYMNSVFATREDKMNVPIHWLRKAEEAKDKLEAASRDGPNGVQKNNRSNSALRGICGSNRRSNSVNEPFPFGGNVNNDDRMHSGGRTGGIPKDSTPKGGVYPKEIDYAEEKSKSNLSRSHSSSIVEGEQGRTRSPSTMEVDGEGRKDRKDKIDKIDKKDKKDKIDKKDKIDKIDKIDKIDKNDKIDKKDKKDKKDKIDTRITQPLQCGYAKCPTEGRGKDLYMYRMLKNLSKCSYSYSLKRLLDFCSREINSKSILHLNKHVGKLQIYKKNKKKSNPSLQYAILCFLISVLNEINFEEEYVFSNLLMLLFLNKYLSKEKQKEILYTIYETLSKKKKYISFPPFITLIIDEKRKKKNRNYLNKLDQRGDKQFNDMIWDFSSSDSLSTHSYDISSSVSSTSSDVLVPLSHMDSRKKSLNEERIAKQKMLFRKRKEDFEKENKLHFLCGFTEGRCSSLPVLVNIAYANVSHNDEKVFKKVEPTNGGEEGVGVREEENENGIDQEDKHGDGNHRSNHYDNQDELTPNRYKDVFKYNPFNEKEKNIRIQNMCAVNEIKNVVVTLKNILSVNLVLNNVTIISSGVAIENYPTSIILLAKKKNRLTNVQLAFKPKETGMLFLLGISYCISYLHFDQYLLYDTSILRKFFMDQDFFRHYGKGDFQGEMEKCPDHVQDGSMAGGGLPEVSEVIGEKNDPEKGTTNNASNYAYNNASIYASIYASNYASNYASNYASNYVSNYESNYESNYASNYASSIAPGSGAREAKQYPPYSNGQCEGEQGKGNSDHGASKRTLQNKIKLLNYVFKLSNICSVFVIDNYFALKSEIKLFNFSKYIDIEPLLNDKSYLKKFCVTSMGVNEAECRAKGRDGSSDKCISGSSDNCRDGGSMISGVKGEREASQKDSEEETWINKQSNEGKRNQHDKSADNMCGSDRILGKNHTNCENHVRNVCNVNDARNVSSCVDKVSYEGTNEAVKGGEPKSLWMSERKRDKEKSPPLNYAFQKGRTHYKREFFINENAQELSEPLSPSALSSKSTLSLSISSTLESPISSDAPSEIASLLPAESFSCVTDERMIQGGSLKNGQLQKEPFVNVDKPDGYYYDMKGKQKGKSTGKSTGKSTGKSTGKSTGKSEYKSRSNCKRKNNDKGGGINNGRSCSSVKEIRDDVNDNHYFSSDVRYSELLEGEIKFLCLILENVSNVNINYVNIKVVYRNRELGDYFIKFYFDKSFYIKNKYENSKEHIVKVAEGDTLKVMKNCSLYIPIRCIGSILINECDVNIIYSTYKNSLYYSVQKLNLKMNVRRNIIIEHMYYFPYVSFNYRDILNQLLNTNYYSSDAFRRLAMVKGVSDDISGSGGATTSAAAAAAATATAATAATATAATATAATATTATATTATATTATATTATTTAATASSPFANNSEQAIYDISYLRGRSLEYKDINIENYFETDKARKDSAAGARCYPEKRYTDKARLSSASRRRSTHSNANSARCVTMGSELVGIYKLLSNTSKFDVSDNFRMIEKLYEYNENLNICTDHKYIFLELYIKNYSGYVNYCKTKKLKRRPMCIVDKENNSSKWVLWFKRIKRKKNIVFKNEEEIIKYFLQYLDIYVYLTYSRHKKVGILSVYSSYLNSIHIHKKKISDFFFNLKKDNKSHEKEAHDTNDEVDKQQYDEYNEENKISRSLYANDKKKYKRNRSPRFRNHYKRETFFCSNTLNFPTSFLNNEDKKRTCEQRTLGGKQDEVLENKSNASSRNFTIGHIGAYLKRSHWGSDDEEEQNSDEDEDYNDHYDRCDDRCDDRCDDRCDDRCDDRCDDRSDEYQGDNHDDQPDGTYKESHPLQPSMNKLFQKNIVNDMFYPYVLLRPKFYNCKKRNSVIIPKCSKTLDFSNLKKIGIKKKYFESNVNDFFFVKISIKNLSSIDLGEYTLLIFPSNLNCIKIIGKLDKHGFLGEQTVPLCPLNKHNKAKYRKKDSYLLHSFKVYSMFPGKVFFYISIYFHAIHTLLFHHEPVLVTIV; translated from the coding sequence ATGAATCATGTGAATTTGTGTGACTACGGGAAAGCAAAGGTTTACCTGTGGAAAACCGAAAAAACAAgcgaaaaattatttcatgaAATTTCGAATAAGATAAGAAGTttgtatgaaaaaataaactacgatgatttatttcatcatttatataattatataaaatacattaacgGAAGTAACAATGAATTGTTTTTACGATATGAAATGCCTGTATGTGGGTgttcaataaataaaaacatacaaCAAGaggattattatttttttaatatatttaaaaatgcaaaTTATGTAAAGAGGAATGGTAATCTTTCCATTCGTTATATCGATTTGACAGATAAAAATGTCAAAGTAGACAaggttaattttttttcaaatgtcTTTATGTCAATAGGAGTTCATGAGTTACATGAAGGGGATCTACTCCCGGGGAAGGCCGAGCCCTTGGCAAAAAGGGTACATAGAAAGAATAAACGGGAGAAAGAACTAGCACACAGGGGAGGGGGTAGAAGTGGGGAAAAGGAAGCGATCAAGAATAACGAGAATGCCAACATCAATAGTAACGAGAATGACGGAATGAACAATGACGAGGATGACGTGATGACTAATGACCACAGTGAGTGCTTTGCCCACATGAGTGACAAGATAATAAACTTGTTAAACTcgtacaataatatatatttcagcAACAGCTGTGTGTTTATACAACGCGTATTAGTCATTCCGTCTTCCGACAAATACAATGATTTGATTATGTCAAAAATAATGGAAATGAACGAGAATTTCCTGTACACGAATAGAGGCGGTGGCATGAATCGAAGTAGTAACAACACGTTTGTCAATGTACCGAGGGGTGGTTCGAACCCGGTAAAGGGGATCGAAGAGGCGAAGAAGGTGAAGGGATATAAGATAGAAGAACATGCGACAAGGGGGTATAAGGAAGTGGAGTATACGGCAAAAGGGCATACAGCAGAGGATCACACGGAGGACCATATATCTAATATGGAGGATGATTTCCCTTTGAAGGGGAATTTGTCAATTTTGAAGAAATCGCCATACTACGAAGCGGAAAGCATGTCAGTATTTCGAAACATGGATTCTGGTTGTCCTTCCAAGGATTGGAATGCCAATGATATGGAGACCATCAATGAGAAGTATGATGGGAGGAGGAAGAACAGAAGGAATCTAAACAACAGTGAGAATGATAAAAGGAACAAGGAgtgcaataaaaatatggagAGTATTAGGAGTATTCATAGTTTTAAATTGAACAAGAAGTATccatcaaattttttaaggatGTTTGATACAAATATTTCTAAGAACTATAATTTCGTTAATGCAAATATGTATGGGAGGGATATGATTTCATCGGATGAATGCATTTTTGATTATTCACTTAGACGGAGTAGTGTCAAAAATAGTAaagatgaatataataataatgcttATTTTCGTAATCATAATAGAATGTACATGAGTAATCTAAACTCAGCAGACTGTACGTCTAATTCAGATGCAAATGATAAAGGGAAAAAACAATCCATCGAGCATTTCtcttttatatgtaataatttccataattttaaaatcatCGTTTTTTTACCATCCATAGAAAAACATTTCAACattcaatataataaattttttcaagcaattattttaaatgtgttTTACATCTTTATCTTCTTTCTATACGATCTGTTAACTAAGGAAAGTATATGGAAATACATGAACACACtaattgaaaatatgaattatcaTCAAATCGTTAGGAGTACCAAGGTGGGCAGTGAAAGTATACTTGAagagaggaaaaaaaaggcgcattattataatagaaataataaattagaaaaaaagacaaaattaGGTAGGGGTAATAGGTTAGGTCTTCCATACAGACTAGGTGCACCAGTAGATCGACATAAAAGAACAGGAGTGAATCATCATTTTTTGGTCGATGAGGACGAGGAGAGATACTCACTTATTGAGGAAAAGACTTTTCAGTTGAACAAGAGTTACAGTAATAAAGATATAACAACGAAATTAAGTTCAAATGAACGTAAAAATAGTTTtgataacaatatatatataaatataaaaaaatattacaacgATGTGAAGACAAGCATATTAAATAGAACAAGTCAAATTGCTTCCAGGGAAGACGGCATATTGCATGAGGGTATTTACAAAACTTCGAAATGCAGCACGTATGAGGAGGGGAACAATCTTCGGAAGAGCAGCAACTACCGGGGGGATCAGGCCATCGCTGATGAGGGCAGGTATGCGGGGGATGATGATAACAAACGTTACAACTGCCGCACAGGGTGCGGTGGTGATGATGAAGTGGAGGGGGTGGAATGGAAGGCGGAATGGAAGGAGGAATGGAAGGAGGAATGGAAGGTGGAAGAGGAGgagaaagagaaagagaaagaagAAGCGAAAGAGGAAGCGACagaggaagaaaaattagaataCAACAAGGatgatgaaaaatataacattggCGTAGCAGGATCCTCTGGGGGGGAAATGGACGAGACGGACGAGACAGACGAGATGGACGAGATGGACGAGATGGACGAGATGGACGAGATGGACGAGATGGTCGAGATGGACGAGATGGACGAGATGGTCGAGATGGACGAGATGGTCGAGATGGACTATGACGAGGAAGAGTCAGACCAAGAGGACGATGCAGATAACAGCTCGGGGAAAAAGTATGAAAGAGGAACATTGGTAGAAGCGGAAAAGGAAGAGGGAAGAAGAAGGGGCAGTAAGAGGAGTAGCCAGAGCGGTAGCAAGAGGAATAATAAGAAGAATAGCAAAGTGAAAAGGAGGAACAACGAAAGGAACAGTGAGGGGGAGGAATTTTCAAGGGGTCCACTTTCGGGGGAGGGGGTGGATGGAAAAACGAGGAGAAGGAGAAGAGTGTCGGAGGTAAAGAACTATGCATGtcgaacaaaaaaaaaagaaggagatatatatttgcttttGGGTAGTCCTCTTGATTCTCtggaaatatatatggattGTTATGAAATAAGTAAGATGCAAGaggattatatatatgaaggaaacattatattttgcattattttgtctatatatttatatatagtcCAGAATTGGGGGCACTTCTGTAAATTGAACAATAATGAGAATTATCCTTTCAAATTTCCAGAAATAATAGATAATGTATTGTTACAAACATATGATAAGTTATTACCAAGTAAATATAGTAActatacaaatttttttttcgataCGTCATATAGTGGTTCAACAAAGGAGAAACTGTACAATAATTATCatcataattttcatttttcattgtaTAATACGgaattaaataatgatgGAACAGTAAGtgtaagtaaaaatattcattcctttatacatttattaaattatagtGAAAGAGGAGAAGAAGATTTACCTCTAGGTGAAAATAGTAAAGACTGttactactatttttttaatgtgcTTATAAAAcctcataatatattattatatctaaTTAGTTTTATAGAATACAAACTGAACGAAGTCCTATCAACCATACAAGCAGCTGCAATAGCATCGACATTAGAACCATCATACATGACTGTAACTACGTCCGTTAGTATTACTTCTACCTCTTCATCTGCATATGTACAAGAGCATTTTTGCGATTATTTGCTCtgttatttgaaatatttattaatgataaagagaaaaaatcttatatttcatattactAGCAAATATTCACATGTAATAGAAAGGTTAAAtcatcatttatatataaaattttatcttGAATTATCacttgtatataaatatattggtGCCTTcagaaaattttcttttaccaTTTACATTCTATGTCTAtgcttttttgttattaagaaatattatgtatcttattttcttctaaataatgttttacccttttttaatttaccaCGAATACATCTAaactttaattataaaaaggaatCAGAGGACGGAGAGATAGGAAAAAATCAGAATAATAGAAATACCATGGTCAGTGATATTATAACATCTCCTCCACTGGAAGATAATCtatccattttttattcttacatGAACAGTGTATTTGCTACCAGAGAGGACAAAATGAACGTCCCTATCCACTGGTTGAGGAAAGCCGAAGAGGCAAAAGACAAACTTGAAGCAGCTTCTAGAGATGGACCAAACGGAGTACAAAAAAACAATCGTTCGAATAGTGCACTACGCGGCATATGTGGAAGTAATCGAAGAAGTAACAGCGTGAATGAACCTTTTCCATTCGGGGGTAACGTGAACAATGATGATAGGATGCACAGCGGTGGGCGCACAGGGGGAATACCAAAGGATAGCACACCTAAAGGGGGGGTATACCCAAAGGAAATAGACTATGCAGAAGAGAAGTCAAAGTCAAATTTAAGCCGATCTCACTCGAGCAGCATCGTGGAAGGGGAGCAGGGACGAACACGCAGCCCGAGTACCATGGAGGTAGACGGGGAAGGCAGAAAAGACAGGAAAGACAAGATAGACAAGATAGACAAGAAAGACAAGAAAGACAAGATAGACAAGAAAGACAAGATAGACAAGATAGACAAGATAGACAAGATAGACAAGAATGACAAGATAGACAAGAAAGATAAGAAAGATAAGAAAGACAAGATAGACACACGAATAACACAACCCTTACAATGTGGCTATGCTAAGTGCCCCACTGAAGGTCGGGGGAAAGACTTGTACATGTACAGGATGCTAAAGAATTTGTCCAAATGCTCGTACTCGTATAGTCTGAAGAGGCTGTTAGATTTCTGCTCGCGAGAAATAAACAGTAAAAGCATTCTACATCTGAACAAACATGTGGGTAAACTAcagatttataaaaaaaataaaaaaaaaagcaatcCTTCCTTACAGTATGcaattctttgttttttaatttcagtGTTGAAcgaaataaattttgaagAAGAATATGTTTTCTCGAATTTgttaatgttattatttttgaataaatatttatcaaaaGAAAAGCAGAAAGAAATACTGTACACTATATATGAAacattaagtaaaaaaaaaaagtatatatcttttcctccatttattacattaataatagatgagaaaagaaaaaaaaaaaatcgaaattatttgaataaattaGATCAAAGAGGAGACAAACAGTTCAACGATATGATATGGGATTTCTCTTCCTCTGATTCGTTATCTACACACTCATATGATATTTCATCCTCTGTTTCGTCTACATCATCCGATGTATTAGTACCCTTGTCACATATGGACTCTCGAAAGAAGTCATTAAATGAAGAACGTATAGCTAAACAGAAGATGTTGTTTAGAAAAAGGAAGGAAgattttgaaaaagaaaataaattgcaCTTTTTGTGTGGATTCACAGAAGGAAGGTGTTCCTCATTACCAGTGTTAGTGAACATCGCTTATGCTAACGTGAGTCATAACGATGAAAAGGTATTCAAGAAGGTTGAACCAACAAATGGGGGAGAGGAAGGAGTGGGTGTGAGGGAGGAAGAGAACGAGAATGGGATTGATCAGGAAGATAAGCACGGTGATGGAAATCATCGTAGCAATCATTATGATAATCAGGACGAGCTAACCCCGAACAGGTACAAAGATGTTTTCAAGTATAACCCATTTAacgaaaaagagaaaaatataagaattcAAAATATGTGTGCTGTGAATGAAATAAAGAATGTCGTTGTAACGCTAAAAAACATCTTATCAGTTAATCTagttttaaataatgtaacTATAATATCGTCAGGGGTAGCTATCGAAAATTATCCAACAAGTATAATACttttagcaaaaaaaaaaaatcgttTAACCAACGTGCAACTAGCTTTTAAACCAAAAGAAACCGGGATGCTCTTCCTTCTTGGCATTTCATACTGCATCAGCTACTTACATTTTGACCAGTACCTTTTGTACGATACCTCCATTTTgcgtaaattttttatggaTCAAGATTTTTTTCGGCACTACGGAAAAGGGGATTTCCAGGGGGAGATGGAAAAATGCCCTGACCATGTTCAGGACGGATCAATGGCGGGAGGAGGACTTCCCGAAGTGAGCGAGGTAATAGGGGAGAAGAATGACCCGGAGAAGGGCACCACCAATAACGCTTCTAATTATGCTTATAATAATGCTTCTATTTATGCTTCTATTTACGCTTCTAATTACGCATCTAATTACGCATCTAATTACGCATCTAATTACGTATCTAATTACGAATCTAATTACGAATCTAATTACGCATCTAATTACGCTTCGAGTATCGCTCCGGGTAGCGGCGCGCGTGAGGCCAAGCAGTACCCTCCCTATTCAAATGGTCAATGTGAGGGTGAGCAGGGAAAAGGAAATTCAGACCACGGTGCAAGTAAAAGAACGCTgcagaacaaaataaaattgttgaATTACGTTTTCAAGTTGTCCAACATATGTTCAGTATTTGTTATAGACAATTATTTTGCCCTGAAATCAGagataaaactttttaattttagtaaGTACATCGACATTGAGCCTTTGCTTAATGACAAATCGTATTTGAAAAAGTTTTGTGTAACTTCTATGGGAGTGAACGAGGCGGAGTGTAGAGCGAAAGGTAGAGATGGGAGCAGTGATAAGTGTATAAGTGGAAGTAGTGACAACTGCAGAGATGGGGGTAGCATGATAAGCGGAGTGAAGGGCGAACGAGAAGCTTCCCAAAAAGACAGTGAAGAAGAAACATGGATCAACAAACAGAGCAATGAGGGGAAAAGGAATCAACATGATAAGAGTGCAGATAATATGTGTGGTAGTGACAGAATCCTAGGAAAAAATCATACGAATTGTGAGAACCATGTAAGAAATGTATGCAATGTGAACGATGCACGCAATGTGAGTAGCTGTGTTGATAAAGTAAGCTATGAGGGTACTAATGAAGCGGTGAAAGGGGGGGAACCGAAGTCCCTTTGGATGAgtgaaagaaaaagagataAAGAGAAGAGCCCCCCTTTAAATTATGCTTTTCAGAAAGGTCGTACTCACTATAAAAGAGAGTtctttataaatgaaaatgctCAGGAGTTGTCGGAACCCCTTTCCCCCTCAGCATTGTCATCCAAGTCAACCTTATCCTTATCCATCTCATCGACACTAGAATCGCCGATATCGTCAGATGCACCATCAGAAATAGCATCTCTGTTACCAGCTGAGTCTTTTTCTTGTGTAACGGACGAGAGGATGATCCAAGGAGGatcattaaaaaatggaCAGTTACAGAAGGAGCCATTCGTGAATGTGGATAAACCGGACGGGTATTACTACGATATGAAGGGGAAGCAAAAGGGTAAAAGTACAGGTAAAAGTACAGGTAAGAGTACAGGTAAGAGTACAGGTAAGAGTACAGGTAAGAGTGAATATAAAAGTAGGAGTAACTGTAAAAGAAAGAACAATGACAAAGGAGGTGGCATAAACAATGGAAGGAGTTGTTCCAGTGTTAAGGAAATTAGGGATGACGTGAATGATAACCACTATTTTTCCAGTGATGTACGATATTCCGAGTTATTAGAAGGagaaataaaattcttaTGTCTAATTTTAGAAAATGTAAGTAATGTaaacataaattatgtaaacaTTAAAGTGGTGTATAGGAACAGAGAACTGGGagattattttataaaattttattttgacaaatcgttttatataaaaaataaatacgaaAATAGCAAGGAACATATCGTAAAGGTAGCTGAAGGAGATACATTAAAGGTTATGAAGAATTGCTCTCTTTATATTCCTATAAGGTGTATAGGatcaattttaataaatgagtgtgatgttaatattatttattcgaCTTACAAGAATAGTCTTTATTACTCTGTGCAAAAGTTGAATCTAAAAATGAATGTTCgtagaaatataataattgagCATATGTATTACTTTCCATATGTTAGTTTTAATTATAGGGATATACTTAACCAGCTGTTGAACACCAACTATTACAGCTCAGACGCCTTTCGCAGGTTGGCCATGGTTAAGGGGGTAAGCGATGACATAAGTGGTAGCGGGGGTGCGACTACTTCTGCTGCTGCTGCTGCTGctgctactgctactgctgCTACCGCTGCTACTGCTACCGCTGCTACTGCTACCGCTGCTACTGCTACCACTGCTACTGCTACCACTGCTACTGCTACCACTGCTACCGCTACTACCGCTACTACTACCGCTGCTACTGCTTCATCCCCTTTTGCTAATAACAGTGAACAGGCAATATACGATATAAGCTACCTAAGAGGAAGAAGCCTTGAGTATAAAGATATCAATATAGAGAACTACTTTGAAACGGATAAGGCACGCAAGGACAGTGCCGCTGGTGCTAGGTGTTACCCTGAGAAGCGTTACACAGATAAGGCAAGATTAAGTTCAGCAAGTAGGAGGAGAAGCACTCATAGTAATGCAAACAGTGCTAGGTGTGTTACCATGGGGAGTGAACTTGTGGGTATATACAAGCTCCTGAGTAACACTAGCAAATTTGACGTGTCCGATAACTTCAGAATGATTGAAAAATTGTATGAGTATAATGAAAACCTAAACATATGTACGGATCACAAATACATATTCCTCGaattgtacataaaaaattatagtggttatgttaattattgtaaaacgaaaaaattaaaaagacgACCAATGTGTATTGTtgataaggaaaataattcAAGTAAGTGGGTTTTATggtttaaaagaataaaaagaaaaaaaaatatagtttttaaaaatgaagaagaaataataaagtacTTCTTACAATATCttgatatatatgtttatttgaCTTATTCCAGACATAAAAAGGTAGGAATCTTAAGTGTATACAGTTCTTACTTGaatagtatacatatacacaaaaaaaaaataagcgattttttttttaatcttaaAAAGGACAATAAGTCACACGAGAAGGAGGCACACGATACTAATGATGAAGTAGACAAACAACAATATGATGAATATAatgaggaaaataaaatttcacGTTCTTTGTATGCGaatgataaaaagaaatacaaaaGAAATAGATCTCCTCGATTTCGTAATCACTACAAGAGAGAAACATTTTTTTGCTCCAATACATTGAATTTCCCAACAAGTTTTCTAAACAATGAAGATAAAAAGAGGACCTGTGAGCAAAGAACACTAGGAGGGAAGCAGGATGAGGTTCTGGAAAACAAGAGCAACGCATCGTCCAGGAATTTCACCATAGGACATATTGGGGCATATTTGAAAAGGAGCCACTGGGGGAGTGATGATGAAGAGGAGCAAAATAGCGATGAAGACGAAGACTACAATGATCATTACGATCGTTGTGATGATCGTTGTGATGATCGTTGTGATGATCGTTGTGATGATCGTTGTGATGATCGTTGTGATGATCGAAGTGATGAGTACCAAGGTGATAACCATGATGACCAGCCTGATGGAACGTACAAAGAGTCGCATCCCTTGCAACCAAGTATGAACAAATTATTCCAGAAAAACATCGTAAATGATATGTTTTACCCATACGTACTACTACGACCGAAGTTCTATAACTGCAAAAAGAGAAATAGTGTTATAATACCCAAGTGCTCAAAAACGTTGGACTTTtcgaatttaaaaaaaattggaataaaaaagaaatacttTGAATCCAATgttaatgattttttttttgttaaaatctCGATAAAGAATTTATCTTCTATTGACTTAGGCGAATATACTCTTTTAATCTTCCCTTCTAACTTaaattgtataaaaattattggaAAATTAGATAAGCATGGCTTTTTAGGGGAGCAAACTGTTCCGTTATGTCCTTTGAACAAACacaataaagcaaaatatagaaaaaaagactCCTACCTTTTGCACTCCTTTAAGGTCTATTCAATGTTTCCAGGAAAggtattcttttatatatccatatatttCCACGCCATCCACACACTGTTATTTCATCATGAGCCAGTACTGGTAACTATAGTTTAG